The Arachis hypogaea cultivar Tifrunner chromosome 14, arahy.Tifrunner.gnm2.J5K5, whole genome shotgun sequence genome has a segment encoding these proteins:
- the LOC112743662 gene encoding elongator complex protein 2, with product MTMQSSGTVGVKRVFIGAGCNRIVNNVSWGASGFVSFGAHNAVAIFCPKSANILTTLPGHKAVVNCTHWLPSSKFLFKAKQLEQHYLLSGDADGAIILWELSLIDGKWREVLQVPKLHKKGVTCISGIMLSQTEALFASTSSDGTICLWELVFPPTRNGDCKLSCLDSFSIGSKSMVTLSMAELPGTGGQIVLATGGLDNKIHLYCGGRAGKLVHACELKGHTDWIRSLDFSLPISINGDANNIFLVSSSQDKCIRIWKMALRSSITTGNGIYKKEEISLLSYIEGPVLVAGSSSFQISLESLLIGHEDWVYSVQWQPPLVDSVERDAYYQPQSILSASMDKTMMIWQPEKNSGVWMNVVTVGELSHCALGFYGGHWSPSGDSILAHGYGGSFHLWKNVVNDNWLPQKVPSGHFASVTDVAWAKSGDYIMAVSHDQTARIYAPWKVEASLKKGEFWHEIARPQVHGHDINCMAVVHGKGNHRFVSGADEKVARVFEAPLSFLKTLNNASLKKNCSSDDVLTDVQILGANMSALGLSQKPIYVHAVHEAPERGVADGLDTLETIPDAVPTVFSEPPIEDQLAWNTLWPETHKLYGHGNELFSLCCDHRGELVASSCKAQSPTVAEVWLWQVGSWKSVGRLQSHSLTVTQMEFSHDDNFLLTVSRDRQFSVFTITRTGTDEINYSLLARQEGHKRIIWSCSWNPHSHEFATGSRDKTVKIWAIEKESSVRPLLTLPQFASSVTALSWIGLYDRRNNGLLAIGMENGQIELWRLSYNRADDGSISAPGLAATLAVRVDPFICHASTVNRLAWRKNDEDHMSMQLASCGADNCIRVFDVTVE from the exons ATGACAATGCAGAGTAGCGGCACAGTTGGAGTGAAGAGAGTGTTCATAGGAGCAGGATGCAACAGAATAGTCAACAACGTTTCATGGGGTGCTTCTGGTTTTGTCTCTTTCGGAGCCCACAACGCCGTTGCTATATTCTGCCCCAAG AGTGCAAATATTTTGACTACTCTTCCGGGTCACAAGGCAGTTGTGAATTGCACACACTGGTTACCAAGCAGCAAGTTCCTatttaaag CAAAACAGTTGGAGCAGCATTATTTGCTATCTGGGGATGCAGATGGTGCTATTATTTTGTGGGAACTGTCCCTTATTGATGGAAAG TGGAGGGAAGTGTTGCAAGTACCAAAATTACACAAAAAAGGTGTTACATGCATTAGTGGAATTATGCTTTCCCAAACTGAGGCATTGTTTGCATCTACTTCCTCAGATGGCACTATTTGTCTATGGGAATTGGTATTTCCACCGACACGCAATG GTGACTGTAAATTGTCATGTCTGGATTCTTTCTCCATTGGTTCCAAATCTATGGTAACCTTGTCGATGGCGGAATTGCCTGGAACTGGTGGGCAGATAGTCCTTGCTACGGGAGGGTTGGATAACAAGATCCATCTTTATTGTGGAGGAAGGGCAGGAAAG CTTGTACATGCATGTGAGCTGAAAGGACATACAGATTGGATTCGGAGCTTGGACTTCTCACTGCCTATAAGCATCAATGGGGACGCAAACAATATTTTTCTAGTGAGTTCGTCTCAAGATAAATGCATACGAATTTGGAAGATGGCGCTACGGAGCTCTATTACCACTGGAAACGGCATATacaagaaggaagaaataagccTTTTATCCTATATAGAAGGTCCTGTACTTGTAGCTGGTTCATCCTCTTTTCAGATATCATTGGAATCTCTTTTGATCGGACATGAGGATTGGGTATATTCAGTCCAGTGGCAGCCCCCTTTGGTTGATTCTGTGGAAAGGGATGCCTATTACCAACCACAAAGCATTTTATCGGCTTCTATGGACAAAACTATGATGATCTGGCAACCTGAAAAGAATTCTGGTGTCTGGATGAATGTCGTCACTGTTGGGGAACTAAGCCATTGTGCTCTGGGGTTCTATGGTGGTCACTGGAGCCCAAGCGGAGATTCAATCTTAGCACATGGTTATGGTGGTTCATTCCATCTTTGGAAAAATGTTGTCAATGATAATTGGCTGCCACAAAAGGTCCCCTCTGGTCATTTCGCATCAGTGACGGATGTTGCATGGGCCAAATCCGGTGATTACATTATGGCTGTTAGTCATGACCag ACAGCTAGAATTTATGCTCCGTGGAAAGTTGAGGCATCTCTAAAGAAAGGGGAGTTCTGGCATGAAATAGCAAGGCCTCAGGTACATGGACATGATATAAATTGTATGGCAGTTGTTCATGGTAAGGGAAATCATCGTTTTGTAAGTGGAGCTGATGAGAAAGTTGCACGAGTGTTTGAAGCTCCATTATCATTTTTGAAGACATTAAACAATGCTTCTCTGAAGAAGAATTGTTCTTCTGATGATgtcctcacagatgttcagattTTGGGTGCAAATATGTCTGCTCTTGGACTATCACAGAAACCTATATATGTTCATG CTGTACATGAGGCCCCTGAGAGAGGTGTGGCCGATGGTCTTGATACCCTAGAAACTATTCCGGATGCAGTTCCAACCGTGTTCTCTGAACCTCCAATTGAGGATCAACTGGCTTGGAACACACTGTGGCCTGAAACACACAAACTCTATGGTCATGGAAATGAACTATTTTCTTTATGCTGTGACCATAGGGGTGAGCTTGTTGCATCATCATGCAAG GCGCAATCTCCAACTGTGGCAGAAGTATGGCTTTGGCAGGTGGGTTCATGGAAATCAGTTGGCCGCTTGCAATCTCACAGCTTAACAGTGACACAGATGGAATTCTCACATGATGACAACTTTCTTTTGACTGTCTCAAGGGATCGCCAGTTCTCCGTTTTTACAATTACAAGAACAG GCACTGATGAAATCAACTATAGTCTTCTTGCAAGGCAGGAAGGACATAAACGAATTATCTGGTCATGTTCTTGGAATCCACATAGTCATGAATTTGCAACGGGCTCACGGGATAAGACGGTGAAAATCTGGGCCATAGAGAAGGAATCGTCAGTCAGACCACTTTTGACTTTACCTCAATTTGCAAGTAGTGTGACTGCACTATCTTGGATTGGCCTATATGATCGGAGAAACAATGGACTTCTAGCCATTGGAATGGAAAATGGTCAAATAGAACTGTGGAGACTATCTTACAACAGAGCAGATGATGGGAGCATTTCGGCCCCAGGTTTGGCTGCCACACTTGCGGTACGTGTTGATCCATTTATATGCCATGCCTCTACTGTAAACCGTCTCGCATGGAGGAAGAATGACGAAGATCATATGAGTATGCAACTGGCTTCATGTGGAGCTGATAATTGTATAAGAGTCTTTGACGTAACTGTTGAGTAA
- the LOC112743661 gene encoding uncharacterized protein: protein MFAKKLLHKAVLHHSNHSKFQHHRGLKSSELDPRIVIHYGIPSTASVLAFDSIQRLLAIGTLDGRLKVIGGDNIEGILISPKQLPYKHLEFLQNQGYLVGVLNDNDIQIWSLESRSLVCSLEWESNITAFSVISGSHFIYVGDEHGSFSVVKFEAEEGQLLKSSYDLSAKFLREAAGFSDYSDQPIVGILSQPSSFGNRLLIAFQDGLLILWDIAESKIVFVGGGKDLQLKDQGSDSSVEPDTNVPSDSIEQNLGDKEISALCWASLSGSILAVGYLDGDILFWNLSSTAPSKGQQNSSKNVVKLQLSSAERRLPVIVLQWSSNQKSRSDCDGQLFVYGGDEIGSEEVLTVLTLEWSSGMETVKCISRADLTLSGSFADLILLPRAGAMELNTKADLFVLTNPGQLHFYDNDNLSALTSQQNRTPSIDALEFPVLIPIADPSLTVTQLVRLPSESTSSKILTEVASVLRTGSTPSLATPSNWPLTGGVPSHLSTPKGSGIERVYFAGYSDGSVLVCDATHPVLSYICYIEGEVKDIKVAGSSAPVTKLDFCSVSLLLAIGNESGLVCIYDLQGHSDGRNCHFVTETKSEVHESPQGKGTHCSAVISLLGSPVQALSFSNSGTKLAIGYSSGRVAVCDMTSMSVLFMIDGVPISSSPITSMIWKEQARFHSALNSPKQSETSSTGNSLEEIIFILSRDGKINIVEGDTGKMISSQPLHVKESTAISIHVIEDSIATTEATNDRHEEEPLKDTASASPDEPVRESNSTGINSSEAESSSSEVTAAGDLLFDPLVLLCCENSLRLFSAKSLIQGNKKPIRKVKDTKSYYWTTILKKDDKFCGLLSLLQTGIFEIRSLPDLELVTESSLLSILRWNYKVNMDKTLCSDDNGNIALANGSELTFISLLAGEDKFRNLERLPCLHDKVLAAAADAAFRFSSSQKKKQISAPGILGGIVKGFKGGKASPTNMIKIQPSNFMHLEDKFYKSPRSDFHQTVSDELELNIDDIEIDEPITEVSTYSPNVKNKQKDNLREREKLFEGATSDDVKPRLRTPEEIMATYRKTGDASSAAGQARNKLVERQEKLERISQRTAELQSGAEDFASLANELVKTMERRKWWQI, encoded by the exons ATGTTCGCCAAGAAGTTGTTGCACAAAGCTGTGCTCCACCATTCCAAC CATAGTAAGTTCCAACACCATAGAGGCTTGAAGTCAAGTGAGTTGGATCCAAGAATTGTGATCCACTATGGCATTCCATCAACGGCTTCAGTTCTCGCCTTTGATTCCATTCAGAGACTGTTGGCTATTGGAACGCT GGATGGAAGACTAAAGGTGATTGGCGGTGATAATATTGAGGGAATTTTGATTTCTCCTAAGCAATTGCCTTATAAGCACTTGGAG TTCCTTCAGAACCAGGGGTACTTAGTTGGTGTATTAAATGACAATGATATCCAG ATTTGGAGTCTCGAGAGCAGAAGCCTTGTTTGTTCTTTAGAATGGGAATCGAACATTACTGCTTTCTCTGTAATTAGTGGCTCCCACTTCAT TTATGTCGGAGATGAGCATGGATCATTTTCTGTGGTAAAGTTTGAAGCTGAGGAAGGACAACTACTTAAGTCATCATATGATTTGTCTGCAAAATTTCTAAGAG AAGCTGCCGGGTTTTCAGATTACAGTGACCAACCAATTGTAGGAATTCTTTCACAACCTTCGTCTTTTGGGAACAG ACTGTTGATTGCATTTCAGGATGGACTGCTAATTCTTTGGGATATAGCTGAATCTAAAATCGTGTTCGTTGGTGGAGGAAAGGATCTCCAATTGAAGGATCAAGGTAGTGACTCATCCGTTGAACCAGACACCAATGTTCCATCCGATAGTATTGAACAAAATCTTGGTGACAAAGAGATAAGTGCTCTGTGCTGGGCGTCTTTGAGTGGGTCCATTCTTGCTGTGGGATACTTAGATGGAGATATCCTTTTCTGGAATTTATCATCCACAGCACCTTCTAAAGGTCAACAAAATTCATCTAAAAATGTTGTTAAGCTACAATTGTCAAGTGCAGAAAGAAGACTCCCGGTCATTGTCTTGCAATGGTCCAGCAACCAAAAATCCCGTAGTGATTGTGATGGACAGTTGTTTGTCTACGGTGGTGATGAAATTGGATCTGAAGAAGTTTTGACT GTTTTAACTCTTGAATGGTCATCTGGGATGGAGACAGTAAAATGCATCAGTCGTGCAGACCTTACCCTTAGTGGCTCTTTTGCAGACTTGATTTTACTGCCAAGAGCCGGGGCAATGGAGCTGAACACCAAAGCCGATCTTTTTGTGTTGACAAACCCTGGACAGCTACATTTTTATGATAATGATAACCTGTCTGCATTAACATCTCAGCAGAACAGGACCCCATCTATAGATGCTTTGGAGTTTCCAGTGCTAATACCTATTGCTGATCCTTCTTTGACTGTTACACAACTTGTCAGGTTGCCCAGTGAGTCAACTTCATCTAAGATTCTAACTGAG GTAGCCTCAGTTCTAAGAACAGGCTCAACACCTAGTTTAGCAACTCCTTCAAATTGGCCGTTGACTGGTGGTGTTCCCAGCCATTTGTCCACACCTAAAGGTTCTGGGATTGAGAGAGTTTATTTTGCTGGTTATTCGGATGGATCTGTCCTAGTCTGTGATGCTACACATccagtcttatcttatatttgcTACATAGAGGGAGAG GTGAAAGATATAAAAGTGGCTGGTTCAAGTGCTCCAGTGACAAAATTGGACTTCTGCTCGGTCTCCCTACTTTTGGCTATTGGCAATGAGAGCGGTCTT GTTTGCATTTATGACCTCCAAGGCCATTCTGATGGGAGAAATTGTCATTTTGTCACAGAAACAAAGAGTGAAG TCCATGAATCTCCACAAGGAAAGGGAACCCATTGTAGTGCTGTTATTTCCCTTCTTGGTTCTCCAGTACAAGCATTATCATTTTCAAATTCTGGAACAAAACTTGCTATTGGATATTCAAGTGGCCGT GTTGCAGTCTGTGATATGACTTCAATGTCAGTTTTGTTCATGATCGACGGTGTACCAATCTCAAGCTCTCCAATCACTTCAATGATTTGGAAAGAACAAGCACGATTCCATAGTGCTTTGAATAGTCCAAAGCAATCAGAAACATCAAGCACAGGCAACTCTCTTGAAGAAATAATATTCATCTTGTCTCGGGATGGAAAGATTAATATAGTGGAAGGTGATACTGGTAAAATGATTTCCAGCCAACCATTACACGTGAAAGAATCAACTGCAATTTCAATACATGTTATAG AGGATAGCATCGCGACTACTGAAGCAACAAATGACAGACATGAGGAGGAGCCCTTGAAGGATACTGCTAGTGCTAGCCCTGATGAACCTGTTCGAGAAAGTAACTCAACTGGCATAAATTCATCAGAGGCTGAAAGTTCCTCTTCGGAAGTAACAGCTGCTGGGGATTTACTTTTTGATCCACTTGTTCTGCTTTGCTGTGAGAATTCATTGCGGCTATTCTCTGCAAAATCATTGATACAG GGAAATAAGAAACCAATTCGAAAAGTGAAAGATACCAAGTCCTACTATTGGACTACAATTTTAAAGAAAGATGACAAATTTTGTGGGCTACTATCGTTGCTTCAGACTGGAATATTTGAGATCAG GTCTTTACCAGATTTGGAATTGGTTACAGAAAGCTCTTTATTATCAATCTTAAGGTGGAATTATAAAGTGAATATGGACAAAACCTTGTGTTCTGATGATAATGGAAATATTGCACTG GCTAATGGTTCTGAATTGACATTTATCTCATTACTAGCCGGTGAAGACAAATTCAG GAATCTGGAGCGTTTGCCTTGTCTTCATGATAAAGTTCTTGCAGCTGCTGCTGATGCTGCCTTTAGATTTTCTTCGAGCCAGAAGAAAAAACAG ATCTCTGCACCAGGAATTTTAGGTGGTATTGTCAAAGGATTTAAAGGAGGGAAAGCCTCTCCAACCAATATGATTAAAATTCAACCCTCCAATTTCATGCATTTGGAAGACAAATTCTATAAGTCCCCCCGGTCAGATTTTCATCAAACAGTTTCAGATGAATTGGAACTCAATATAG ATGACATTGAAATAGATGAGCCCATAACCGAGGTGTCTACGTATTCACCTAATGTTAAGAACAAACAGAAAG ATAACTTGCGAGAAAGGGAGAAACTATTTGAAGGTGCAACTAGTGATGATGTGAAACCAAGACTTAGAACTCCTGAAGAAATAATGGCTACTTATAGAAAAACTGGG GATGCTTCTTCAGCTGCTGGCCAAGCAAGAAACAAGCTTGTGGAGAGGCAGGAAAAATTGGAG AGAATAAGCCAACGCACTGCAGAACTGCAAAGTGGAGCTGAAGATTTTGCATCATTAGCAAATGAGCTAGTGAAGACCATGGAAAGGAGGAAATGGTGGCAaatatag